A genomic stretch from Microplitis mediator isolate UGA2020A chromosome 10, iyMicMedi2.1, whole genome shotgun sequence includes:
- the LOC130676059 gene encoding CAAX prenyl protease 2: MEAQELNNNQYHCIYAILSCLLLSITYVASLYVWSSPHTREHSSTIKKRFFSVFIMALISPVFLYFGMSNKVLEKVTIWELLGLRWSGLFQAIFIPLLLTMILFLGPLCLQGLNGQWKLYVEPMYWLGNARTLIWWRNLVVAPLSEEWTFRACMLPLLLQCFSPTTAIFICPLFFGVAHFHHVVERTKVGMEFKHAVILSTFQFIYTTIFGAYAAFLFAKTGHFVAPFAAHSFCNHMGFPDLTEVMAYDNFFKRAGFFSLFVIGLVAWCYLLTPLTNPSWFNNNIFWDKNFIQFKT, from the exons ATGGAGGCACAAGAACTAAATAATAACCAATATCACTGCATTTATGCCATACTATCATGTTTATTGCTATCAATTACGTATGTCGCAAGTCTGTATGTATGGAGTTCACCACACACCAG GGAGCACTCGAgcactataaaaaaaagattcttcaGTGTGTTCATTATGGCTCTGATATCTCcagtatttttatactttggAATGAGTAATAAAGTACTTGAAAAG gTAACAATTTGGGAACTCCTTGGCCTCAGATGGTCAGGATTATTTCAAGCAATTTTTATTCCTCTACTCTTGACAATGATCTTATTCTTAGGGCCACTTTGTTTACAAGGGCTCAATGGCCAATGGAAATTGTACGTGG AGCCAATGTACTGGCTAGGAAATGCTAGAACGTTGATTTGGTGGAGAAATCTAGTGGTTGCTCCATTGAGCGAAGAATGGACCTTCAGGGCATGTATGTTACCATTGTTATTACAATGCTTTAGTCCAACTACTGCCATTTTTATATGTCCGTTATTCTTTGGAGTTGCTCACTTTCATCACGTCGTTGAAAGAACAAAAGTCGGGATGGAGTTTAAACATGCTGTCATTCTATCCA cttttcaatttatatacaCAACGATATTTGGAGCATACGCAGCTTTTCTATTTGCTAAAACag gtcaTTTTGTCGCACCTTTTGCTGCTCATTCATTCTGCAATCATATGGGATTTCCAGATCTCACAGAAGTAATGGcctacgataatttttttaaaagagcTGGATTTTTTAGTCTCTTTGTAATAGGTCTTGTTGCTTGGTGTTATTTGCTGACACCTCTTACCAATCCATCGTggttcaataataatattttttgggataaaaattttatacaatttaaaacttga
- the LOC130676057 gene encoding BTB/POZ domain-containing protein KCTD3 isoform X2 has translation MKSSLTSSLIMGDIIHLNVGGTRFSTSRQTLTWIPDSFFTALLSNRIASRRDETGALFIDRDPQIFSIILNYLRTRDIDLKSIDIRTLRHEAEYYGITPLIKRLMLCEDLTHSSCGDVLFYGYLPPPSIPLQEPANVTVSTTDVGVHGRVTVTPRPETSQASTSQATPNQASNANGQQNQKPPGTSHTRNSSLDYRLSQRGLQHSRNPSLDLRHVRNSSADMNKYFKNEVGLVFGPHQASGWVDPLRVQMIKAHHNWIVIAYAHFITCYRLKDSSGWQHAFTSPHVESIIERVAINAKMGSAADGKMVAISYGSQIRLWSVSEDGIKTNIGTFNLNVRVEYLFFIGSQLVALSPTGKIGVWHAMSQHWQIQDVVSISSFDTAGSFLLLGCNNGSIYYIDMQKFPLRMKDNDLLVTELYRDPNLDPITAISVYLTPKTSLCGNWIEIAYGTKSGIVRIIVQHPETVGHGPQLFQTFTVHQSSVTKVRLSEKYLVSVCSEYNHGRSWALTRFRGMISTQPGSTPVASFKIVSLDSVDSLLSNDAGNDFGPFGEQDDEQVFVQKVVPETDQLYVRLASNGKRVCVIQSVDGSSISSFCVHECEGSSRMGSRPRRFIFTGHSNGAIQMWDLTTALDPSFEAHQAKNFAGGPSPEELWKLLDQCDLSNSHCSTPCISPCPAIVSSGPRIKASNVQFLNQLQNSESNSGPSQV, from the exons atgaaatcttCTCTTACATCGTCACTAATTATGGGagatattattcatttaaacgTCGGTGGCACcag ATTTTCAACTTCCCGTCAAACTCTCACTTGGATTCCTGATTCATTCTTTACTGCACTACTGAGTAATAGAATAGCCAGTCGTCGTGATGAAACTGGTGCCTTGTTTATTGACAGAGAtccacaaattttttcaattattttaaattacttgcGTACTAGAGACATTGATCTAAAAAGTATTGATATTAGGACTCTGAGACATGAGGCTGAATATTATGGTATTACACCATTAATTAAAAGACTGATGCTATGTGAGGATCTGACGCATTCCTCTTGTGGTGATGTACTATTTTACGGATATCTACCGCCTCCGa GTATTCCCTTGCAAGAACCAGCTAATGTCACTGTTAGTACTACAGATGTTGGAGTTCATGGTAGAGTGACTGTAACTCCTCGCCCAGAAACCTCACAAGCTAGTACATCTCAAGCTACTCCTAATCAAGCGTCTAATGCaaatg ggCAACAAAATCAAAAGCCTCCTGGGACAAGTCATACAAGAAATTCATCACTGGACTACAGATTGTCACAGAGAGGTTTGCAGCATTCGCGAAATCCTTCGTTAGATCTTCGACATGTTCGTAACAGTTCTGCTGACAtgaacaaatattttaaaaatgaagttGGTCTTGTTTTTGGTCCTCATCAAGCTTCAGGCTGGGTTGATCCTCTGAGAGTCCAAATGATAAAAGCCCATCACAATTGGATCGTAATAGCGTACGCCCACTTTATAACGTGTTACCGATTAAAAGATTCATCAGGATGGCAGCATGCTTTCACAAGTCCTCATGTAGAGTCAATAATTGAACGGGTTGCTATAAATGCTAAAATGGGCAGCGCTGCTGATGGTAAAATGGTTGCAATATCTTACGGTAGTCAAATACGTTTGTGGAGTGTTTCTGAAGATggaattaaaacaaatattgGTACATTTAATTTGAATGTACGAgtggaatatttattttttattggcaGTCAATTGGTTGCATTATCACCGACGGGTAAAATTGGAGTTTGGCACGCCATGTCTCAGCACTGGCAAATTCAAGATGTTGTTTCTATTTCATCTTTTGATACCGCTGGTTCTTTTCTACTTCTTGGATGTAACAATGGATCAATTTACTACATCG ataTGCAAAAATTTCCATTAAGAATGAAAGACAATGATTTATTAGTAACAGAGTTGTACAGAGATCCAAATCTTGATCCGATAACAGCAATATCTGTTTATCTTACACCAAAAACAA GTCTGTGTGGAAATTGGATTGAGATTGCATATGGAACAAAGTCGGGAATCGTAAGGATTATTGTCCAACATCCAGAGACTGTAGGACATGGTCCACAGTTATTCCAAACCTTTACTGTACATCAAAGCAGTGTTACCAAa GTGAGGCTGTCAGAAAAATACTTGGTGTCTGTTTGTTCAGAATACAATCATGGTAGAAGTTGGGCGTTGACACGATTTCGTGGTATGATATCTACTCAACCAGGTTCTACGCCAGTAGCTAGTTTCAAAATTGTCTCATTAGATTCCGTTGATTCGTTGCTGAGTAATGATGCTGGTAATGACTTTG GTCCATTTGGAGAACAAGACGATGAGCAAGTTTTTGTTCAAAAAGTTGTACCAGAGACTGATCAATTATATGTACGATTAGCTTCTAATGGGAAACGTGTATGTGTAATTCAATCGGTTGATGGAAGTTCAATAAGCTCATTTTGTGTTCACGAATGCGAGGGATCAAGTCGTATGGGATCACGACCTAGAAGATTTATATTTACGGGACATTCTAATGGGGCTATTCAAATGTGGGATTTGACAACGGCTCTTGATCCTTCATTTGAAGCTCATCAAg ctaaaaattttgctggTGGACCATCACCAGAAGAATTATGGAAACTATTAGACCAGTGTGATTTAAGTAACAGTCATTGCTCAACACCTTGTATTAGTCCTTGTCCAGCAATCGTATCCTCTGGGCCAAGAATAAAGGCAAGCAATGTACAGTTTCTTAATCAATTGCAAAATTCCGAATCAAATTCTGGTCCTAGCCaagtgtaa
- the LOC130676057 gene encoding BTB/POZ domain-containing protein KCTD3 isoform X1 yields MKSSLTSSLIMGDIIHLNVGGTRFSTSRQTLTWIPDSFFTALLSNRIASRRDETGALFIDRDPQIFSIILNYLRTRDIDLKSIDIRTLRHEAEYYGITPLIKRLMLCEDLTHSSCGDVLFYGYLPPPSIPLQEPANVTVSTTDVGVHGRVTVTPRPETSQASTSQATPNQASNANGQQNQKPPGTSHTRNSSLDYRLSQRGLQHSRNPSLDLRHVRNSSADMNKYFKNEVGLVFGPHQASGWVDPLRVQMIKAHHNWIVIAYAHFITCYRLKDSSGWQHAFTSPHVESIIERVAINAKMGSAADGKMVAISYGSQIRLWSVSEDGIKTNIGTFNLNVRVEYLFFIGSQLVALSPTGKIGVWHAMSQHWQIQDVVSISSFDTAGSFLLLGCNNGSIYYIDMQKFPLRMKDNDLLVTELYRDPNLDPITAISVYLTPKTNILSLSTGLCGNWIEIAYGTKSGIVRIIVQHPETVGHGPQLFQTFTVHQSSVTKVRLSEKYLVSVCSEYNHGRSWALTRFRGMISTQPGSTPVASFKIVSLDSVDSLLSNDAGNDFGPFGEQDDEQVFVQKVVPETDQLYVRLASNGKRVCVIQSVDGSSISSFCVHECEGSSRMGSRPRRFIFTGHSNGAIQMWDLTTALDPSFEAHQAKNFAGGPSPEELWKLLDQCDLSNSHCSTPCISPCPAIVSSGPRIKASNVQFLNQLQNSESNSGPSQV; encoded by the exons atgaaatcttCTCTTACATCGTCACTAATTATGGGagatattattcatttaaacgTCGGTGGCACcag ATTTTCAACTTCCCGTCAAACTCTCACTTGGATTCCTGATTCATTCTTTACTGCACTACTGAGTAATAGAATAGCCAGTCGTCGTGATGAAACTGGTGCCTTGTTTATTGACAGAGAtccacaaattttttcaattattttaaattacttgcGTACTAGAGACATTGATCTAAAAAGTATTGATATTAGGACTCTGAGACATGAGGCTGAATATTATGGTATTACACCATTAATTAAAAGACTGATGCTATGTGAGGATCTGACGCATTCCTCTTGTGGTGATGTACTATTTTACGGATATCTACCGCCTCCGa GTATTCCCTTGCAAGAACCAGCTAATGTCACTGTTAGTACTACAGATGTTGGAGTTCATGGTAGAGTGACTGTAACTCCTCGCCCAGAAACCTCACAAGCTAGTACATCTCAAGCTACTCCTAATCAAGCGTCTAATGCaaatg ggCAACAAAATCAAAAGCCTCCTGGGACAAGTCATACAAGAAATTCATCACTGGACTACAGATTGTCACAGAGAGGTTTGCAGCATTCGCGAAATCCTTCGTTAGATCTTCGACATGTTCGTAACAGTTCTGCTGACAtgaacaaatattttaaaaatgaagttGGTCTTGTTTTTGGTCCTCATCAAGCTTCAGGCTGGGTTGATCCTCTGAGAGTCCAAATGATAAAAGCCCATCACAATTGGATCGTAATAGCGTACGCCCACTTTATAACGTGTTACCGATTAAAAGATTCATCAGGATGGCAGCATGCTTTCACAAGTCCTCATGTAGAGTCAATAATTGAACGGGTTGCTATAAATGCTAAAATGGGCAGCGCTGCTGATGGTAAAATGGTTGCAATATCTTACGGTAGTCAAATACGTTTGTGGAGTGTTTCTGAAGATggaattaaaacaaatattgGTACATTTAATTTGAATGTACGAgtggaatatttattttttattggcaGTCAATTGGTTGCATTATCACCGACGGGTAAAATTGGAGTTTGGCACGCCATGTCTCAGCACTGGCAAATTCAAGATGTTGTTTCTATTTCATCTTTTGATACCGCTGGTTCTTTTCTACTTCTTGGATGTAACAATGGATCAATTTACTACATCG ataTGCAAAAATTTCCATTAAGAATGAAAGACAATGATTTATTAGTAACAGAGTTGTACAGAGATCCAAATCTTGATCCGATAACAGCAATATCTGTTTATCTTACACCAAAAACAA ATATTCTGTCCCTTTCTACAGGTCTGTGTGGAAATTGGATTGAGATTGCATATGGAACAAAGTCGGGAATCGTAAGGATTATTGTCCAACATCCAGAGACTGTAGGACATGGTCCACAGTTATTCCAAACCTTTACTGTACATCAAAGCAGTGTTACCAAa GTGAGGCTGTCAGAAAAATACTTGGTGTCTGTTTGTTCAGAATACAATCATGGTAGAAGTTGGGCGTTGACACGATTTCGTGGTATGATATCTACTCAACCAGGTTCTACGCCAGTAGCTAGTTTCAAAATTGTCTCATTAGATTCCGTTGATTCGTTGCTGAGTAATGATGCTGGTAATGACTTTG GTCCATTTGGAGAACAAGACGATGAGCAAGTTTTTGTTCAAAAAGTTGTACCAGAGACTGATCAATTATATGTACGATTAGCTTCTAATGGGAAACGTGTATGTGTAATTCAATCGGTTGATGGAAGTTCAATAAGCTCATTTTGTGTTCACGAATGCGAGGGATCAAGTCGTATGGGATCACGACCTAGAAGATTTATATTTACGGGACATTCTAATGGGGCTATTCAAATGTGGGATTTGACAACGGCTCTTGATCCTTCATTTGAAGCTCATCAAg ctaaaaattttgctggTGGACCATCACCAGAAGAATTATGGAAACTATTAGACCAGTGTGATTTAAGTAACAGTCATTGCTCAACACCTTGTATTAGTCCTTGTCCAGCAATCGTATCCTCTGGGCCAAGAATAAAGGCAAGCAATGTACAGTTTCTTAATCAATTGCAAAATTCCGAATCAAATTCTGGTCCTAGCCaagtgtaa
- the LOC130676061 gene encoding 28S ribosomal protein S10, mitochondrial: MFLVKNIFQPQNVSGLQTRTLVQQMSCQRFLSALATNEAPRHDKLFKKIEVEVRGNEPAVLRSYGIFVSTAATHLGINMSKNSQPKRPIHERYTILKSAFVHKKHRVQYEHRTYYRYMNFDRLTESTADTFLEYIQRNLPEGVAMKVTKTEIQPVLESVREPLIQSTAATKKPAELTEKLS; the protein is encoded by the exons atgtttttagtgAAG aatatttttcaaccaCAAAATGTATCAGGATTACAAACAAGGACTCTTGTTCAACAGATGAGTTGTCAAAGATTTTTATCTGCTCTTGCGACAAACGAagca CCGAGGCATgacaaattgtttaaaaaaatcgaagttGAAGTACGAGGCAATGAACCGGCGGTTTTAAGAAGTTACGGGATATTTGTTAGCACTGCAGCAACACATTTAGGAATCAATATgagtaaaaa TTCACAGCCAAAAAGACCAATACATGAACGTTatactattttaaaatcagCATTTGTTCACAAAAAACATCGAGTGCAGTATGAACATCGAACATATTATCGGTATATGAATTTTGACAGACTCACAGAATCAACAGCAGACACATTCTTGGAATATATACAAAGAAATTTACCCGAGGGAGTTGCTATGAAAGTCACCAAG ACGGAAATCCAACCAGTTTTAGAATCCGTACGTGAACCTTTAATTCAAAGTACTGCGGCCACAAAAAAACCAGCTGAATTAACAGAAAAACTGTCGtga
- the LOC130676058 gene encoding beta-1,3-glucan-binding protein-like has product MEYKKYIIVNLLVIFCGDTLAKCDDSSTTVNGIKVKCKNELILEENFNRIAVDEYYAEEDNYIYLNSSLWKKEIKIPLDPDYEFCVYHKLEKGLRVENGFLKIIPSLLEDSYGENITYFGRLQLADCTGILPGECSRQATGFHILPPVLSRRLTTKDSFSFRYGKIEIRAKFPEGDWIYPEMWLAPKYTTSGVGYASGRIILGMARGNEGLIKNDGSLEDYSSNILEFGLRTGPLGTSGNVTEEKVTKRSNSGPWTRGFHTYTTIWNPDGFIFKVDGELVGQLRSSRQSEDQNRMAPYDLEFYLMLGVGVGGIRVFPDGTRTGNYEKPWKNVGAKAMLRFWQAKDQWLPSWKRENARKTAFEVDYIKVWSV; this is encoded by the exons AtggagtataaaaaatatataatagttaatttattagttaTATTTTGCGGAGATACTTTAGCTAAATGTGATGACAGTTCGACAACCGTAAATGGAATAAAAGTTAAATGcaaaaatgaattgatattagaagaaaattttaatcggaTTGCAGTCGATGAGTATTATGCTGAAgaagataattatatatatttaaattcttcattatggaaaaaagaaattaaaattccttTAGATCcg gATTATGAATTTTGTGTTTATCATAAATTGGAAAAAGGATTGAGAGTTGAAAAtggttttctaaaaataataccGAGTCTATTGGAAGATTCTTATGGAGAAAATATAACATATTTTGGAAGACTTCAACTTGcaga ttgCACAGGAATATTACCAGGAGAATGTAGCCGTCAGGCAACAGGATTTCATATTTTGCCACCAGTTTTGTCAAGACGATTGACTACTAAAGATAGTTTTTCATTTCGATATGGAAAAATAGAAATACGGGCAAAGTTCCCTGAAGGAGATTGGATTTATCccg aaatgTGGCTTGCTCCAAAGTATACAACCAGTGGAGTTGGATATGCAAGTGGACGTATTATTTTGGGAATGGCTCGAGGCAATGAAGgactgattaaaaatgatggtTCTTTGGAAGATTACAGTTCGAATATTCTTGAATTTGGTCTCCGAACAGGTCCACTGGGGACATCGGGAAACGTAACTGAAGAAAAGGTAACAAAGAGAAGTAACTCTGGACCATGGACTCGTGGTTTTCATACCTACACAACTATTTGGAATCCCgatggttttatttttaaagttgatgGAGAACTTGTCGGACAACTACGTAGTTCTCGACAATCTGAAGATCAAAATCGCATGGCACCGTACGATttagaa ttttatttgatGTTGGGTGTAGGTGTAGGTGGTATAAGAGTCTTTCCAGATGGAACACGCACCGGTAATTATGAGAAGCCTTGGAAAAACGTCGGCGCCAAG GCAATGCTCCGTTTTTGGCAAGCCAAGGATCAGTGGCTGCCGAGCTGGAAGCGCGAAAACGCTCGGAAAACAGCTTTCGAGGTCGACTACATAAAAGTTTGGTCAGTGTGA